The Gopherus flavomarginatus isolate rGopFla2 chromosome 4, rGopFla2.mat.asm, whole genome shotgun sequence genomic interval tgggagaccatgtcaaggttccttccccactctgaactttaaggtacagatgtggggacctgcatggacacttttaagcttaattactagcttagatttggtatcgctgccaccatccagaattttcagtgtctggatcactccctgttcccccaaaaccttcccctccctgggtagccttgagagactccttcaccaattccctggtgagtccagatccaatcccttggatcttaaaacaagaagaaattaaccatcccccctcctttctcccaccaactcctggtggatccagatccaacccccttggatctaaaaacaaggaaaaaatcaattaggtattaagaaaaaggcttttaattaaagaaaagaaaggtaaaagaaaactctctgggagagattagcataccagctactttcACAGAtaacagatttcaaacacagaggatgttcccctgggcacaaatttagttacacaaaaaaaaatacccaaatacccaatttgattctacctctaattgcataagacaagttacaaagaaataaacataaacctatttattcctttctaaaacttactactctgataagaggctggttccttgatctttttcactccggctgaaactgaaactctaaacaaaggaaaaacttccctcctttcttttgaaacccccattggttcctctggtcaggtgttagctaggctaggtgaactttttaaccgtttacaggtaaaagaggcattaacccttaaccatctgtttatgacagaccgtatcaaaagttttgcaaaagtcgaggaataacacatccactgctttcccctcatccacagacccagttagctcctcatagaaggcaattaggttagtcaggcatgacgtgcccttggtgaatccatgctgactgttcctgatcactttcctctcctctaagtgcttcagaattgattcattgaggacctgctccatgatttttccagggattgaggtgaggctgactggcttttagttccctggattctcctccttcccttttttaaaggtgggcactacactagcctttttccagtcatccaggacctcccccgatcgcgatgagttttcaaagataatggccaatggctctgcaatcacgtcCGCCAACTTCTTTAGCACtcttggatgcagcacatctggccccatggatttgtacTCATcctgcttttctaaatagtccttaaccacttctttctccacagagggctggtcacctcctccccatgttgtgctgctcagtgcagcagtctgggagctgatcttgtttgtgaagacaggcaaaaaaagcattgagtacactagctttttccatatcttctgtcactaggttgcctccctcattcagtaaggggcagggccggtgcaacctattaggtgacctaggcggtcgcctagggcactaggattggGGGACAGCATTTTCTTCCCCAGCTACGGCTGCCCCGGTCACCACCGGCATTtaagcagagggagctggggcagggggcatggggagggctgcctgtagcaagtggggcgggggcagcactcaggggaactccccgccccagctcacccctgctctgcctcctccctggaggatgggggaagctgccgcaggggggtgcctcagggcgggggctcggggacagaggagggcgcaaggtggaagtttcgcctagggcacgaaacatccttgcaccggccctggtaaggggcccacactttccttgactttcttcttgttgctaacatacctgaagaaacccttcttgttactcttaacatctcttgctagctgcaactccaaatgtgatttggccttcctgatttcactcctgcatgcctgagcaatatctttatactcctccctggtcatttgtccaatcttcttcttcttgtaaccttattttttgtgtttaagatcagcaaggatttcactgttaagccaagttggttgcctgccatatttactattctttctacagattgggatggtttgttcctgcaatctcaataaggattctttaaaatacagccagctctcctggactcctttgcctctcatgttattctcccaggggatcctgcccatcagttccctgagggagtcaaagtctgcttttctgaagtccagggcccgtattctgttgctctcctttcttccttgtgtcaggatcctgcactcgaccatctcatggtcactgcctcccaggttcccatgcACTTTtgtttcccctactaattctttccggtttgtgagcagcaggtcaagaagagctctgcccctagttggttcctccagcacttgcaccaggaaattgtcccctatactttccaaaaacttccaaAAACTGGGGGAAAATAGGTATTCTTCCGCCTAAGTCGTGCAGAGTCTGAGCCAGTAAGCATGCTCACATGCcacctaactccacacaaaaagTCAaggtgagggggaaggaggaggatattcctttagcccactggttagggtactcacccatGATGTGGGAGACGCCAGTTCAACTCCCACCCCCGCATActgaggagaaaggatttgaacccCTTTCAGGTTAGTGCTCTAACCGCTGTGTTATGGAGTGAGTCTCATTCTTTGTCTGGCCCAATATAATTATTTAAAGTGGAACAACATcgacaggagagattgagggagatcCAAATCAAAATATACTATAGTTCAGCACATGCCACCATGAGGAGAGGGATTCCCACTTGAGGATTACTAGCAGAGATAGGTATCTATAGCCATGAGAGGGATGGAGCTTAGGACACATGCCTCCTATTGGTATCTTCCACTGGCTAGCTTAAATGGCTCTCCCAcacagtgtgctggcttttgtgctTCCCATTCTGGggcacctctctctccccattcattgtataggagtATAGGCACATAATTTAGGCTTTGCAGTGTCACAGTATTGTTCCTATGATTTCCTAGGCTCCCAGAAATGAGGCACTGTGACACTCACCTTTGCAATGCCAAGTCGTTTTGCGGATCTGGacctctatgggtatgtctatactgcaattagataccagcggctggcccgtgccagttgactcgggctcacagggctcaggctaaggggctgtttagttgcagtgtaaacattcagGCTCGAGCTGCAGCCCAAGCTTTGGGCCCCTCCCATCTTGCAAGGTCTTAGAGCCTGGACTCTAGGCCAAGCCCAAATGTTGCcaccacaattaaacaaccccttagcccAAGTCCCATGAGTCTGAGTCAactggcatgggctagccacaggcttttaattgcagtgtagacatatccttaggctAAACTCAGACCTGCTGGGATAAACACAGTGGATTGCAGGGAAACTGCAAGCCTACACCCCAGTCTGGAGGAAGAGGGCTGCAGGTCCCACCCATCCAGAGGTGATGGTTGGGAGCATGAAACCTAAATTGGCACCCTTAAGCAGACCACTGAGGGGACAGAGATACAGTTAACCCCAGAAATGTGACCGATCACAGTGCAGACCAGAAACTTCCCAGCACAGCTGTGAGAAATATCTGTAacaaactctgatttttttttgcttttccataTGGAAATAAGTGTATCTGAGAAAAGTGTCATGAATGGTTCCTGGCTCTCTGCCCACAAAAGATGCTGCGTCCTTCAGCTGAAGCTAAGGCCGTTACATCCTGGCGACTAGCACCgcaccccaccaccacctgcccATTCAGCCATGGCCTTCAGCTCTGAGTTCGCCTGCATCTACGCCGTGCTTATCCTGCATGACGACGAAGTCACCGTCACGGAGGACAAAATTAATGCACTTATTAAAACAGCTGGAGTAAATGTTGAACCTTTCTGGCCGGGCCTGTTCGCCAAGGCTCTAGCTAACATTGACATTGGAAGCTTGATCTGTAATGTAGGAGCTGgtggtgctccagctgctgctgctccttcagGGAGTTCTGCGCCTGATGGTGGGGCTGCCCCTGCtgaggagaaaaaagaaagaagaatctGAGGAATCTGATGATAACATGGGCTTTGGTCTCTTTGACTAAACTGACTTTTTGTATCATGAATATACATAATATTTCTGAGTCAAAATGAGTCCAGTTTTCAAGCAAAAATGGCTTTTGTCTTAAACTTGTGAAAATTCAAATGTTTCACACATTTTCATTGCAAAGACAAGTAGTTCCATCAAAAATGCAAACAGAACAACCCTTGGGTTGGAAAGGGAGATGTTTCAAAATAAAGATAGAAATATTTTCATACagaaataaacagaacaaaattGTATGTTTTGAAAGAGCTATCCTTCAGTTTACATGGGTTCCTCCAACAACATCCCCCCCTTCCATACTGCCCTGTTGAAAATGAACAACATTATACCCATTCATACTAAcaagagactaacacatttgacTTCCATGtcaaattttctttttcttccatttCCAAATTTATCAGTCCATAGTTTAGCTGTTTCATTCTGCTACAGTTCTCAACCTCTCCAGCAAAGCTAGTAGTAGAAATAGATCTTGCAAGAGCAGCAGGCTTTGTGTACATCAGCTCCCTAGGGGGGTCCTGTTTACCCTTCCATTATAATTTATTTGTAGTTTGAAAATTCCACTTACAAGAGCAGTGGTTGGAGCGTGAATGAGCAGCTCTTAGCCACTGTAGACTGATTTCACATGAATTCAATAGCTAGTGTCTCAGAGTTCAATTGTGTGTCTGAGAGTTCACTTGTTAGTGGTTTAAAAACTGTCTGGGTCTCACTGACCTGCATGCCATAATCACTGCATGAATGCCAGTGGTCATGTGATTTATAATTTAGGTGCTACTAACACAGCACTATCTCTCAACCGCAAGTTctgtaattattttaatttctttaggcaccaaaatctGCATTATTACATGAATAAATCATCTGAACAAAAAATAATCAAGCACTAATTCTATCgtagagagaaatatttttaagTCGAGGATTAATGCAGAAAAATCATTTCAGGCTAGATTCACCCTTAGTTTATGCCTGGGCTGTATTCCCAATTCTGCTGTAGATTTCCCATGTGACACCGCAGAAGTCACTATTACTTTCCATGCCTCAATTCACCATCTGCAATATGGCTATAATAATACTTACCAAATTCACAGAGATGTTTTATGacttaattaatatttataacaAGCTCTGAGATCCTACTGTAGGATAGAAAGCATGATACAAGTATTGAACTGAACTGGCTTGTGTGAACGGGtactgctgctcttctctggacagcATCAGAAGAGCTCAGCTATATGTTTTAGGGCTTATATTGCTGCTAGAGATGATCTATTAGCCCGGATGGTAGGAGGATCTATTAGCTTCGGAAGTAGGAGGAtcatctcatagaatcatagactttaaggtcagaagggaccgttatgatcatctactctgacctcctgcacaatgcagccacagaatctcacccacccactcctgtatcaaaccagtgtctgagccactgaagtcctcaaatcatggtttaaagacttcaaggtgcacaGAATctttcagcaagtgacccatgcccaaggctgcagaggaaggcaaaaaactcctagggcttctgccaatctgccctggaggaaaattccttccaaatatggtgatcagctaaaccctgagcttgtggacaagactcaccagccagacacccagaagagaattctctgtagtaactcagatcccaccccatctgacatcccatcacaagccattgggcatatttaccgctaatagtcaaagacaaattaattgccaaaattaggctatcctgttataccatcccctccataaatttatcaagcttagtcttgaagctagatatgtctttttccccccactactccccttgaaaggctgttccagaacttcattactctgatggttagaaatcttcatctaatttcaagtctaaatttcctgatagccagtttatatccacttgttcttgtgtacatattggtactgagcttaaataattcctctccctccgtggtatttatccctctgatatatttatagagagcaatcatatctcccctcagccttttggttaggctaaacaagtcaagctctttgagtctcctttcatatgacaggttttccattcctcggatcatcctagtagcccttctctgtacctgttccagtttgaattcatccttcttaaacatgggacaccagaactgcacacagtattccagatgagctctgaccagtgccttgtataacgatactaacacctccttatctctactggaaatacctcgcctgatgcatcccaagactgcattagcttttttaacggtcatatcacattggcggctcatagtcatcctgtgatcaaccaatactccgaggtccttctcctcctctgttacttcaaAGTGATGTGtacccaatttataactaaaattcttgttattaatccctaaatgcatgaccttgcacttttcactattaaatttcatcctattactattactccagtttacaaggtcatccagatcttcctgtaggatatcccagttcttctctgtattggcaataccgcccagctttgtgtcatctgccaactttattagcacattcccactttttgtgccaaagtcagtaataagaagattaaataagattggtcccaaaaccaatccctgaggaactccactagtaacctccctccagcctgacaattcacctttcagtatgacccgttgtagtctcccctctaaccagttccttatccacctttcaattttcatattgatcctcatcttttccaatttagctaataattccccatgtggaacagtatcaaatgccttactgaaatcgaagtagattagatccactgcatttcctttgtctaaaaaatctgttaccttctcaaagaaggagatcaggttggtttggtacgatctaccttttgtaaaaccatattgtattttgtcccaattaccattgacctcaatgtccttgactactttttccttcaaatttttttccaagactttgcatactacagatattaaactaacaggcctgtagttgcctggatcacctttttccctttcttaaaaataggaactatgttagcaattctccagtcatatggtacaacccctgagtttacagattcattaaaaattcttgctaatgagcttgcaatttcatgtgccagttcctgtaatattcttggatgaagattacctgggccccctgatttcgcctcattaagctgttcgagtctggcttctaccttggatgtggtaatatctacctccatatcctcattactatttgtcatcctaccattatccctaagctcctcgttagcctcattaaagactgaggcaaagtatttgtttagatattgggccatgcctagattatccttaacctccactccatccttaGTGTTTAGAGGTCCCACTTGTTccttctttattttcttcttatttatatggctatagtaccttttactattggttttaattccctttgcaagggaaaactctacatggctttctaactttatccctacatgttctgatctcaATAAGGCAaatttccttgctgatcactcccatcttccattccttgtaggctttctgctttttcttaatcacctctctgagatgcttgctcccCCAGCTTCGTCTACAATTCCTGcgtatgattttttccccctttcttgggatggaggcttctgatagtttctgcaactttgacttgaagtagcTCCAGGCTTCCTCCGCcgttagatccccaagttcttcagtccaatccacttgcctaattaatttccttaattctttaaaattagcccttttgaaataaaaaatcctagtcacagatctatttttgtttatctttccatttagtttaaactgaattagctcacgaTCGCTCGAACTAAGGTTgccccctacaaccatttcttctatgagatcctcactactcaccaaaaccaaatctaaaatggcatcccgtcttgttggttcagcaactacttggtgaaggaacccatcagctattgcatccaggaaaatctgagcccgaTTGTTATTACTTGCACttatcctccagtctatatctgggaagttaaagtctcccatgattacacaattcccattagtatttacttcattaaaaacattaaaaaggtctcgatccatatccagatcagatcctggcggtctatAGTACACCcaaagcactatctcaggggaggctctagtagctttcttctccAATGTGATTtatgcccagacagactctgtcttatccattccatctcttcttatttctttacagtttacctcatcactgatatacaatgctactacaccaactttgcctttatttctgtctttcctatacagcacatagccttcaatacctgtattccagtcatgactactactccaccatgtttctgttttgCCTCTAATATCTGGtttccctgcctgcaccagtaactctagttcctctgTTTTGTCACATtcgtgtacaaacatcttaattcttgccatttggcttcactcacattctttacccaattaggctcagacattctactgccagtatcacctattagaattgtatctacactacccttcctccgtatgtccattctcctacccacaacagtatcctttcttgctttgttttcttccctttcaatgttaaaatccggcatggagattacctggacatctcccaaccatctccctccAATTCCTAGTTTAGAGCTCTCTTAAttagttgtgccagcctccatcctagaagtctatttccctccctgctcaggtgaagtccatcccgagagaacagtcctctgtccatgaacgcctcccagtggccacacatcccaaagccctccttatagcactactgcctgagccatctgttgatcgtcataatcttgtcacacctttgttgcccttctctaggaacaggcagaatcccaatgaagatcacctgagcctctatTTCCTTAAGGGTCtttcccagcctggcatagtctcccttgatacattccagcgagaatctagccgtatcattcgttcccacatgaaggacaatcagtggattcctTCCTGCTctcgttaggatcctcttcatcCTTAGGTCCACATCCAATATCTTAGCACcgggcagacagcacactcttctgttctctggatcagctctggttacagacctgtctattcttctcagtccccaatcacgtagacctgccttttcctggtgacggtgcgattctctggtctatcccctgttccctctggctgaaaGTCCTCTCGATTActgttcacccttgcaatcctctgcaacccatccaatatcctcctggggctcatgtttTGTGTCATCTCCATTGTCATCCCCTCTCCTTATAGGGCTAGCTgttcttctcctcttccttgccctctcaccttcagtgaccacctgctgtgccctttcttcattttccaactccacaaacctgttcctgagttttattgctccttcactagcccgtcttttcctctgccttgttcgtttagtcacatgcttccactgtcaaCTTTCCTAACatagcagtctcccctcagaattctttggtcctgcttccatctgcaagtctgaccttttcccttcagcctcatcatgtctttgctccatcatccgctCGAACTCCCTTCTAAACtggaccagagtttccacctgcatctccaatcctcggatcttttcttccgtcagctctatcagacggcacttcatgcagacaaaactctttccAGGTACCCCCTCCACATCTAGTCATCTtcattgtattttccactgcttgggtcactacaactgctgcctctgtatctgtcataggcttcccacctaaatcctgtaaatctgaGAAACACAAACcacccaaaacaccaccacccacagcaaaacaaacccccaacaagcaCCAGGACACTGCTTGCACACTCCCTTCGGTAGCCTGtgtgttcctctgcctgcctctcttagtcttcccccaaactccccttgcaaactcccattcaaactcccctgtttacagctctgtttgctggttcctgtgccactgcagctgtctgtgaTGTTCCAAGCAGCAAAGGTGTACATTGCTGTAACAGTCATAATGTTTCTACAGGTGACCTCAGATTTATTATTTTAACCAACCCTCCAAATTCTTTTTGTAATCTAGAAGAATTTTGTTATCTACAACAGAAAAAAGCTATTGTAAAGTTGTATTAGGACCTCCCTTTTCCTCCCAAAAGAGAACAGAATTCCAGCTAGCACTGTCATTCCGTGCatttccattattatttttttgcctATTGGGCAAAAATTCACGCTCAGTAAGCAGGAAATTCACTTCCTTGTGTTGTTGTGCATTGCAAATCATCACTGCAGTGTAATTCTGACTTTCCCCTAAGCCTAGATAGCAGATAGCTTGCTTTAGAATGTCTGTTTCCATAGAAGTCTAGTTTCCCCAGCCCTTGCCAGTACTGTGCTTTACAACCATTCAGAAAAAGAACTGGGAGCAGATTTCAGAACTGCACTGTAATCTGAACCCTGCTATGTACTTTGTTCCCAATGAAGTAAGCAGCACCTGAATGACCAGGACAACTTCTCAGGTCCTCACTTGTGTCACATTGTATCTGCAAAAAACACAAGCTTCAAAAGATTTTCTTTGTATCCCTAACAACATTTatgaagagacatcatgactcaCTGTAGGGAACATAGTCTACAAAGGTGTATATAAATCTGAACAGCAAAATTACACCTGAAGACTGAAGACTTAATTAGATAGTGTTAACTATGCGTGAAATACAGTATGTATTTGATTTGTGACTGGATTTTAACATTAGTTATTTTTGACTCTACCTACATTAGAGCCTTACTCATTCATGACTGGTGGCAAACTGGTAAATGTCAATGTTG includes:
- the LOC127050243 gene encoding 60S acidic ribosomal protein P1-like; protein product: MAFSSEFACIYAVLILHDDEVTVTEDKINALIKTAGVNVEPFWPGLFAKALANIDIGSLICNVGAGGAPAAAAPSGSSAPDGGAAPAEEKKERRI